The following are from one region of the Nicotiana tabacum cultivar K326 chromosome 3, ASM71507v2, whole genome shotgun sequence genome:
- the LOC107767057 gene encoding G2/mitotic-specific cyclin-1-like: protein MAISDENNPTMIKPTNVQGGAGMGTRKFGGVETRNNRRALGVINQNLVGGAHPFPCVVNKRGLSEANGICDKNLQIPAHRPITRKFAAQIASSQQNRSEENKKAKIAAEEFSIWEDIPLTDVEENEAAKDQPVPMSLEQTETVTNDKNQMEVEMEDIFEETIIDIDGDDAKNPLAVVEYVQDLFASYRKMEGCSCVSPDYMAQQFDINEKMRSILIDWLIEVHHKFELREETLFLTVNLIDRFLEKQGVVRKKLQLVGLVAMLLACKYEEVSVPLVDDFVFISDKAYSRKEVLEMERMMLNTLQFNMSVPTAYVFMRRYLKAAQSDRKLELLSFFLVELCLVEYEMLKFPPSFIAAAAIYTAQTTLYGVQQWSKTCEWHTSYSEDQLMECSRSIVSYHQKAATGKLTGVHRKYSTSKFGYAAKCDPAHFLVQTQQQ from the exons ATGGCCATATCTGATGAGAACAATCCTACAATGATTAAACCTACAAATGTGCAAG GTGGGGCTGGAATGGGTACCAGAAAGTTTGGTGGAGTGGAAACAAGAAACAACAGAAGAGCATTGGGAGTGATTAATCAGAATTTAGTGGGTGGTGCTCATCCTTTTCCTTGTGTTGTTAACAAGAGAGGATTATCTGA agcaaatGGAATCTGTGACAAGAATCTTCAAATTCCAGCTCATAGACCTATCACGAG GAAATTTGCAGCTCAAATTGCTAGCTCTCAGCAAAATCGCTCCGAG GAAAACAAGAAAGCTAAAATAGCAGCAGAAGAATTCAGTATATGGGAGGATATCCCTCTGACAGATGTGGAGGAAAATGAGGCAGCTAAAGATCAACCTGTTCCTATGTCTTTGGAACAAACAGAAACAGTGACTAATGACAAGAATCAAATG GAGGTAGAAATGGAGGATATATTTGAGGAAACTATTATAGATATTGATGGCGACGATGCAAAGAACCCGCTTGCAGTTGTTGAATATGTACAAGATTTGTTTGCCTCCTATAGAAAAATGGAG GGTTGTAGCTGTGTTTCTCCGGATTATATGGCACAACAGTTTGACATCAATGAGAAAATGAGATCCATTCTAATTGACTGGCTCATTGAG GTACATCACAAGTTTGAGCTCAGAGAAGAGACTTTGTTTCTGACTGTTAATTTGATAGATAGATTTTTGGAGAAGCAAGGTGTTGTTAGGAAGAAGTTGCAGCTTGTTGGGTTGGTTGCCATGCTATTAGCATGCAAATATGAGGAAGTTTCTGTTCCATTAGTGGATGATTTCGTGTTTATTTCGGACAAAGCCTATTCAAGGAAGGAGGTTCTTGAAATG GAAAGAATGATGCTCAACACACTGCAGTTTAACATGTCAGTTCCAACTGCATATGTTTTTATGAGAAGATATCTTAAGGCTGCTCAATCTGATAGGAAG CTCGAGCTGCTGTCTTTCTTCTTGGTTGAGCTTTGTCTAGTGGAATATGAAATGCTCAAGTTTCCACCATCATTCATAGCAGCTGCAGCAATCTATACAGCTCAGACCACACTCTACGGTGTCCAGCAATGGAGTAAGACATGCGAGTGGCATACTAGTTACTCGGAAGATCAACTTAT GGAGTGTTCGAGATCGATTGTGAGCTATCACCAGAAGGCAGCAACAGGAAAACTAACAGGAGTACATAGGAAGTACAGCACATCTAAATTTGGTTATGCAGCAAAGTGTGATCCTGCCCATTTTCTTGTGCAGACACAACAACAATAG